The nucleotide sequence TGCGTTCtgtctctcgtctctctctcactctctctctctgagtctctttctctctctttctctctctctctctctctctctctttctctctctctctctctctctctcttcttgtcactctctctttttctctttctctgtctctttctctctgtctctttctctttctctgtctgcctgtctgtcttactAGATATCTCTGGCTTTGGCTCTCCGTctgtgtctctccgtctgtgtctctccgtctgtgtctctccgtctgtgtctctccgtctgtgtctctccgtctgtgtctctctgtctgtgtctctctgtgtctctccgtctgtgtctctccgtctgtgGCTCTCCGTctgtgtctctccgtctgtgtctctccgtctgtgtctctccgtctgtgGCTCTGCGTctgtgtctctccgtctgtgtctctccgtctgtgtctctccgtctgtgtctgtccgtctgtgtctctccgtctgtgtctctccgtctgtgtctctgtggctctccgtctgtgtctctccgtctgtgGCTCTCCGTctgtgtctctccgtctgtgtctctccgtctgtgtctctccgtctgtgtctctccgtctgtgtctctccgtctgtgGCTCTCCGTctgtgtctctccgtctgtgtctctccgtctgtgtctctccgtctgtgGCTCTCCGTctgtgtctctccgtctgtgtctctccgtctgtgtctctccgtctgtgtctctccgtctgtgGCTCTCCGTCTGTTTCTCTCCGTctgtgtctctccgtctgtgtctctccgtctccctccctctatctctcagCCTCTatccatgtctctgtctctctatctatctctttatttctctttcgttctctttctctctctgtgtctctctttgtctctctctgtctctccctcttttcctttcttttaaTCTACATTTTCCAGTCATCGATGCAGAATTTGTTTGTAATTGATGCAGATTATCTTCACCTTTCGGGAACAGATTCCAATAACCAGCGTTTATAAGACAATGAAGCTTTGATTGGAATTCATTTGCATAAAGATGAGTCTGTAATTGTTAAATATGAGCCTTTATGGCGCTGAGCTGGGTATGACCTTGTTCAGCAGTTATTCCTGGGTAGTAAAGTTGCAATTATTGGAATTCTAAGGGGGTATGGTAATTACTTCGTAGACACTGATGATGAATTGAAATACTCAACCTGTAGCTACTATTTACTTTGCTATTTCGTTTTATTTCAATTTATAAGTGCAAGGCTTATTGCAGAAAAAAGGGATGTTCTGTGACTCTctttttgtctatctgtctgtctgtctgtctgtctgtctgtctgtctgtccgtctatctgatgatctgtctgtctgtgcaaaTTATGGTTCGTATGtacgtctgtctctctgtccgtttcTCCTGTCTGGATGGCTGATTGTCTGTCGCTCGGTCAGTCGGCTGGTTTGCCTGTAGGTCGGTCTtgtctggttggctggctgtGCCAGTCTGAGCGTGtgtatgtcagtctgtctctcaaTACGTATTTCTTGTCTTGATGGCAATCTACCTGCCTCtgtatgtgtcagtgtataTGAATAtccgttcgtctgtctgtctacctgcctctgtgtgtttcagtgtatATGAATAtccgttcgtctgtctgtcttcttgtctgaTCGGTGTGTTTCAGTGTAAATGAATAtccgttcgtctgtctgtctacctgcctctgtgtgtttcagtgtatATGAATAtccgttcgtctgtctgtctacattcctttgtgtgtttcagtgtatACGAATAtccgttcgtctgtctgtctacctgcctctgtatgtgt is from Littorina saxatilis isolate snail1 unplaced genomic scaffold, US_GU_Lsax_2.0 scaffold_2615, whole genome shotgun sequence and encodes:
- the LOC138957232 gene encoding octapeptide-repeat protein T2-like produces the protein RLRDRGRETERHRRRDTDGEKQTESHRRRDTDGETQTERHRRRDTDGEPQTERHRRRDTDGETQTESHRRRDTDGETQTERHRRRDTDGETQTESHRRRDTDGEPQRHRRRDTDGETQTDRHRRRDTDGETQTERHRRRATDGETQTERHRRRDTDGEPQTERHRRRDTERHRQRDTDGETQTERHRRRDTDGETQTERHRRRAKARDI